A window of the Paralichthys olivaceus isolate ysfri-2021 chromosome 5, ASM2471397v2, whole genome shotgun sequence genome harbors these coding sequences:
- the rad23aa gene encoding RAD23 homolog A, nucleotide excision repair protein a isoform X1, giving the protein MQITLKTLQQQTIQIDIDPEQTVKALKEKIEAERGKDNFPVSGQKLIYAGKILQDDTPIKDYKIDEKNFVVVMVSKAKPAAAASPPVSEAPKPPVQDSGSTSTAAPTTTPAPAPAPAAAPAPPEEAKEEPSATETEPQQPASSSGGSQGLDASSALVTGAEYEAMLTEIMSMGYERERVVAALRASFNNPHRAVEYLLTGIPSSPVQESNPPAQAPASGPTEAPSLAEGDNPLAFLRTQPQFQHMRQAIQQNPALLPALLQQLGRENPQLLQQISQYQELFIQMLNEPVGEGGDAPEVGEMGAAGEEGAPVNYIQVTPQEKEAIERLKALGFPEPLVIQAYFACEKNENLAANFLLNQGMEDD; this is encoded by the exons ATGCAGATCACCCTGAAaacgctgcagcagcagacgaTCCAGATCGACATAGACCCCGAACAAACG gtgaaggctctgaaagagaagataGAAGCAGAACGAGGTAAAGACAACTTCCCCGTGTCCGGCCAGAAGCTGATCTACGCCGGGAAAATCCTGCAGGATGACACGCCTatcaaggactacaaaatagaTGAGAAGAACTTTGTCGTGGTGATGGTGTCCAAG GCCAAGCCTGCAGCTGCCGCCTCGCCCCCAGTCTCAGAAGCGCCCAAGCCCCCCGTGCAGGACTCTGGCTCCACGTCAACAGCTGCGCCGACCACAACCCCGGCCCCGGCACCAGCCCCAGCAGCTGCCCCCGCTCCCCCCGAGGAGGCCAAAGAGGAGCCAAGTGCCACAGAGACAGAACCACAACAACCTGCCAG CTCCAGTGGCGGCAGCCAGGGCTTGGATGCCTCCTCAGCACTGG tgactGGGGCCGAGTACGAGGCGATGCTGACGGAGATCATGTCCATGGGCTATGAAAGGGAGCGAGTGGTGGCCGCACTACGGGCCAGTTTTAACAACCCCCACAGAGCTGTAGAATACCTCCTCACT GGTATCCCCAGCAGCCCAGTCCAGGAGAGTAATCCGCCAGCGCAGGCCCCTGCATCTGGACCTACGGAAGCCCCGTCTCTAGCAGAGG GAGATAATCCACTTGCATTCCTGCGGACCCAGCCCCAGTTTCAGCACATGAGACAGGCCATCCAGCAGAACCCTGCTCTGCTACCAGCTCTCCTCCAGCAACTAGGACGAGAGAACCCTCAACTTCTACAG CAAATCAGTCAATATCAGGAGCTATTTATCCAGATGTTGAACGAGCcagtgggagagggaggagacgCTCCAGAGGTTGGAGAGATGGGggcagcaggagaagaggggGCACCTGTCAACTATATCCAGGTCACACCTCAGGAGAAGGAAGCCATCGAAAGG TTAAAAGCGTTGGGTTTCCCTGAGCCTCTGGTGATCCAGGCCTACTTCGCCTGCGAGAAGAACGAGAACCTGGCGGCCAACTTTCTCCTTAACCAGGGAATGGAGGATGACTGA
- the traf7 gene encoding E3 ubiquitin-protein ligase TRAF7 isoform X2: MEASFGPTFSAVAAGTKEGSTTYKQHRRTPSSSSTLTYSPRDDDDGMPLIGTPRRSDSAISVRSLHSESNMSLRSTFSLHEEEEDTEPQVFAEQPSVKLCCQLCCNVFKDPVITTCGHTFCRRCALTSDKCPVDAAKLTVVVNNIAVAEQIGELFIHCKYGCRATASGAGGATASNATVAGKPGAYEVDPLGCPFTIKLSTRKEHEVSCDYRPVRCPNNPSCPPLLTMNLEAHLKECEHIKCPHSKYGCTFIGNQDTYETHLEVCKFEGLKEFLQQTDDRFHEMQLTLSQKDQDIAFLRSMLGKLSEKLDQLEKNMELKFDVLDENQSKLSEDLMEFRRDASMLNDELSHINARLNMGILGSYDPQQIFKCKGTFVGHQGPVWCLCVYSTGDLLFSGSSDKTIKVWDTCTTYKCQKTLEGHDGIVLALCIQGNRLYSGSADCTIIVWDIQTLQKVNTIRAHDNPVCTLVSSHNMLFSGSLKAIKVWDIVGTELKLKKELTGLNHWVRALVASQNHLYSGSYQTIKIWDIRSLECVHVLQTSGGSVYSIAVTNHHIVCGTYENLIHVWDIESKEQVRTLTGHVGTVYALAVISTPDQTKVFSASYDRSLRVWSMDNMICTQTLLRHQGSVTALAVSRGRLFSGAVDSTVKVWTC, from the exons ATGGAGGCGTCGTTCGGCCCGACCTTCTCAGCCGTGGCTGCTGGAACTAAAG AAGGGTCCACCACCTACAAGCAGCACAGAAGAACGCCCTCCTCCTCTAGTACTCTAACCTACTCCCCTCGGGATGATGACGATGGAATG CCTCTCATCGGTACTCCTCGGAGGTCTGATTCAGCCATCTCAGTCCGATCTCTCCATTCCGAGTCCAACATGTCTCTGCGCTCCACGTTCTCTCTgcacgaagaggaggaggacacg gaGCCCCAGGTGTTCGCTGAACAGCCGTCAGTAAAACTGTGCTGTCAGCTCTGCTGTAATGTCTTTAAAGACCCTGTCATCACTACGTGTGGG CACACCTTCTGCAGACGATGTGCCTTGACTTCAG ACAAGTGCCCAGTGGATGCTGCTAAACTAACAGTTGTGGTAAACAACATCGCAGTGGCCGAGCAGATAGGAGAGCTCTTCATCCACTGTAAATACGGCTGCAGGGCCACAGCAAGCGGTGCAGGAGGGGCCACGGCCTCCAATGCCACGGTGGCCGGGAAACCTGGAGCGTACGAAGTGGACCCACTGGGCTGCCCTTTCACCATTAAACTGTCCACACGGAA AGAACATGAGGTCAGCTGTGACTACAGGCCAGTCCGTTGCCCCAACAACCCCTCCTGCCCCCCGCTGCTCACCATGAACCTTGAGGCTCACCTCAAAGAATGTGAGCACATCAAATGTCCACACTCTAAATATGG CTGTACGTTCATCGGTAACCAAGACACGTATGAAACACATTTGGAGGTGTGTAAATTTGAGGGGCTGAAAGAGTTTCTGCAGCAGACTGACGACAG GTTCCACGAGATGCAGCTGACTCTGTCCCAGAAGGACCAAGACATTGCTTTCCTGCGCTCCATGTTGGGCAAACTGTCGGAGAAATTAGATCAGCTGGAGAAGAACATGGAGCTCAAGTTTG atgtgTTGGATGAGAACCAGAGTAAACTGAGTGAGGACCTGATGGAGTTTCGTAGAGATGCCTCCATGCTTAAC GATGAGTTGTCCCACATAAATGCCAGGCTCAATATGGGAATCCTGGGCT CATATGACCCCCAGCAGATCTTCAAGTGCAAGGGGACGTTTGTCGGCCACCAGGGTCCCGTGTGGTGCCTTTGTGTTTACTCCACTGGAGACTTGCTCTTTTCTGGATCCTCAGATAAGACTATcaag GTATGGGACACCTGCACCACCTACAAGTGTCAGAAAACCCTCGAGGGTCACGATGGCATCGTTTTGGCTCTGTGTATCCAGgg AAACAGGCTGTACAGTGGCTCTGCAGACTGCACCATCATC GTGTGGGACATCCAGACCCTGCAGAAAGTCAATACTATCCGTGCCCATGACAACCCAGTGTGTACACTTGTCTCCTCCCACAACATGTTGTTCAGCGGCTCCCTCAAGGCCATTAAG GTGTGGGACATCGTGGGTACAGAGCTGAAACTGAAGAAGGAACTAACCGGTCTGAATCACTGGGTGAGAGCACTGGTGGCTTCCCAGAACCACTTGTACAGTGGCTCATACCAGACTATCAAG ATCTGGGACATCCGCTCTCTGGAGTGCGTCCACGTCCTCCAGACCAGTGGCGGCAGCGTCTACTCCATCGCCGTCACCAACCACCACATCGTCTGTGGCACCTACGAAAACCTCATCCAC GTTTGGGATATTGAGTCCAAAGAGCAGGTGCGGACCCTCACAGGTCACGTGGGAACAGTTTATGCTCTCGCTGTCATCTCCACCCCGGACCAGACCAAAGTGTTCAGCGCCTCCTACGATCGTTCCCTCAGG GTGTGGAGCATGGATAACATGATCTGCACCCAGACTCTGCTCAGACACCAGGGCAGTGTAACGGCTCTGGCTGTCTCCAGGGGGCGCCTGTTCTCCGGAGCCGTCGACAGCACCGTCAAG gTGTGGACCTGCTAA
- the gng13b gene encoding guanine nucleotide-binding protein G(I)/G(S)/G(O) subunit gamma-13b translates to MDEMDLPQMKKEVESLKYQLAFKREKSSKTVTDLVKWIEDGVPEDPFLNPELMKNNPWVEKGKCILL, encoded by the exons ATGGATGAGATGGACCTGCCCCAGATgaagaaggaggtggagagCCTCAAGTACCAGCTGGCCTTCAAGAGAGAGAAGTCCTCCAAAACAGTGACCGA ctTGGTAAAGTGGATAGAGGACGGCGTCCCGGAGGATCCGTTTTTGAATCCGGAGCTGATGAAGAACAACCCGTGGGTGGAGAAAGGAAAGTGCATCCTCCTCTAG
- the rad23aa gene encoding RAD23 homolog A, nucleotide excision repair protein a isoform X2 produces MVSKAKPAAAASPPVSEAPKPPVQDSGSTSTAAPTTTPAPAPAPAAAPAPPEEAKEEPSATETEPQQPASSSGGSQGLDASSALVTGAEYEAMLTEIMSMGYERERVVAALRASFNNPHRAVEYLLTGIPSSPVQESNPPAQAPASGPTEAPSLAEGDNPLAFLRTQPQFQHMRQAIQQNPALLPALLQQLGRENPQLLQQISQYQELFIQMLNEPVGEGGDAPEVGEMGAAGEEGAPVNYIQVTPQEKEAIERLKALGFPEPLVIQAYFACEKNENLAANFLLNQGMEDD; encoded by the exons ATGGTGTCCAAG GCCAAGCCTGCAGCTGCCGCCTCGCCCCCAGTCTCAGAAGCGCCCAAGCCCCCCGTGCAGGACTCTGGCTCCACGTCAACAGCTGCGCCGACCACAACCCCGGCCCCGGCACCAGCCCCAGCAGCTGCCCCCGCTCCCCCCGAGGAGGCCAAAGAGGAGCCAAGTGCCACAGAGACAGAACCACAACAACCTGCCAG CTCCAGTGGCGGCAGCCAGGGCTTGGATGCCTCCTCAGCACTGG tgactGGGGCCGAGTACGAGGCGATGCTGACGGAGATCATGTCCATGGGCTATGAAAGGGAGCGAGTGGTGGCCGCACTACGGGCCAGTTTTAACAACCCCCACAGAGCTGTAGAATACCTCCTCACT GGTATCCCCAGCAGCCCAGTCCAGGAGAGTAATCCGCCAGCGCAGGCCCCTGCATCTGGACCTACGGAAGCCCCGTCTCTAGCAGAGG GAGATAATCCACTTGCATTCCTGCGGACCCAGCCCCAGTTTCAGCACATGAGACAGGCCATCCAGCAGAACCCTGCTCTGCTACCAGCTCTCCTCCAGCAACTAGGACGAGAGAACCCTCAACTTCTACAG CAAATCAGTCAATATCAGGAGCTATTTATCCAGATGTTGAACGAGCcagtgggagagggaggagacgCTCCAGAGGTTGGAGAGATGGGggcagcaggagaagaggggGCACCTGTCAACTATATCCAGGTCACACCTCAGGAGAAGGAAGCCATCGAAAGG TTAAAAGCGTTGGGTTTCCCTGAGCCTCTGGTGATCCAGGCCTACTTCGCCTGCGAGAAGAACGAGAACCTGGCGGCCAACTTTCTCCTTAACCAGGGAATGGAGGATGACTGA
- the traf7 gene encoding E3 ubiquitin-protein ligase TRAF7 isoform X1, with the protein MEASFGPTFSAVAAGTKAEGSTTYKQHRRTPSSSSTLTYSPRDDDDGMPLIGTPRRSDSAISVRSLHSESNMSLRSTFSLHEEEEDTEPQVFAEQPSVKLCCQLCCNVFKDPVITTCGHTFCRRCALTSDKCPVDAAKLTVVVNNIAVAEQIGELFIHCKYGCRATASGAGGATASNATVAGKPGAYEVDPLGCPFTIKLSTRKEHEVSCDYRPVRCPNNPSCPPLLTMNLEAHLKECEHIKCPHSKYGCTFIGNQDTYETHLEVCKFEGLKEFLQQTDDRFHEMQLTLSQKDQDIAFLRSMLGKLSEKLDQLEKNMELKFDVLDENQSKLSEDLMEFRRDASMLNDELSHINARLNMGILGSYDPQQIFKCKGTFVGHQGPVWCLCVYSTGDLLFSGSSDKTIKVWDTCTTYKCQKTLEGHDGIVLALCIQGNRLYSGSADCTIIVWDIQTLQKVNTIRAHDNPVCTLVSSHNMLFSGSLKAIKVWDIVGTELKLKKELTGLNHWVRALVASQNHLYSGSYQTIKIWDIRSLECVHVLQTSGGSVYSIAVTNHHIVCGTYENLIHVWDIESKEQVRTLTGHVGTVYALAVISTPDQTKVFSASYDRSLRVWSMDNMICTQTLLRHQGSVTALAVSRGRLFSGAVDSTVKVWTC; encoded by the exons ATGGAGGCGTCGTTCGGCCCGACCTTCTCAGCCGTGGCTGCTGGAACTAAAG CAGAAGGGTCCACCACCTACAAGCAGCACAGAAGAACGCCCTCCTCCTCTAGTACTCTAACCTACTCCCCTCGGGATGATGACGATGGAATG CCTCTCATCGGTACTCCTCGGAGGTCTGATTCAGCCATCTCAGTCCGATCTCTCCATTCCGAGTCCAACATGTCTCTGCGCTCCACGTTCTCTCTgcacgaagaggaggaggacacg gaGCCCCAGGTGTTCGCTGAACAGCCGTCAGTAAAACTGTGCTGTCAGCTCTGCTGTAATGTCTTTAAAGACCCTGTCATCACTACGTGTGGG CACACCTTCTGCAGACGATGTGCCTTGACTTCAG ACAAGTGCCCAGTGGATGCTGCTAAACTAACAGTTGTGGTAAACAACATCGCAGTGGCCGAGCAGATAGGAGAGCTCTTCATCCACTGTAAATACGGCTGCAGGGCCACAGCAAGCGGTGCAGGAGGGGCCACGGCCTCCAATGCCACGGTGGCCGGGAAACCTGGAGCGTACGAAGTGGACCCACTGGGCTGCCCTTTCACCATTAAACTGTCCACACGGAA AGAACATGAGGTCAGCTGTGACTACAGGCCAGTCCGTTGCCCCAACAACCCCTCCTGCCCCCCGCTGCTCACCATGAACCTTGAGGCTCACCTCAAAGAATGTGAGCACATCAAATGTCCACACTCTAAATATGG CTGTACGTTCATCGGTAACCAAGACACGTATGAAACACATTTGGAGGTGTGTAAATTTGAGGGGCTGAAAGAGTTTCTGCAGCAGACTGACGACAG GTTCCACGAGATGCAGCTGACTCTGTCCCAGAAGGACCAAGACATTGCTTTCCTGCGCTCCATGTTGGGCAAACTGTCGGAGAAATTAGATCAGCTGGAGAAGAACATGGAGCTCAAGTTTG atgtgTTGGATGAGAACCAGAGTAAACTGAGTGAGGACCTGATGGAGTTTCGTAGAGATGCCTCCATGCTTAAC GATGAGTTGTCCCACATAAATGCCAGGCTCAATATGGGAATCCTGGGCT CATATGACCCCCAGCAGATCTTCAAGTGCAAGGGGACGTTTGTCGGCCACCAGGGTCCCGTGTGGTGCCTTTGTGTTTACTCCACTGGAGACTTGCTCTTTTCTGGATCCTCAGATAAGACTATcaag GTATGGGACACCTGCACCACCTACAAGTGTCAGAAAACCCTCGAGGGTCACGATGGCATCGTTTTGGCTCTGTGTATCCAGgg AAACAGGCTGTACAGTGGCTCTGCAGACTGCACCATCATC GTGTGGGACATCCAGACCCTGCAGAAAGTCAATACTATCCGTGCCCATGACAACCCAGTGTGTACACTTGTCTCCTCCCACAACATGTTGTTCAGCGGCTCCCTCAAGGCCATTAAG GTGTGGGACATCGTGGGTACAGAGCTGAAACTGAAGAAGGAACTAACCGGTCTGAATCACTGGGTGAGAGCACTGGTGGCTTCCCAGAACCACTTGTACAGTGGCTCATACCAGACTATCAAG ATCTGGGACATCCGCTCTCTGGAGTGCGTCCACGTCCTCCAGACCAGTGGCGGCAGCGTCTACTCCATCGCCGTCACCAACCACCACATCGTCTGTGGCACCTACGAAAACCTCATCCAC GTTTGGGATATTGAGTCCAAAGAGCAGGTGCGGACCCTCACAGGTCACGTGGGAACAGTTTATGCTCTCGCTGTCATCTCCACCCCGGACCAGACCAAAGTGTTCAGCGCCTCCTACGATCGTTCCCTCAGG GTGTGGAGCATGGATAACATGATCTGCACCCAGACTCTGCTCAGACACCAGGGCAGTGTAACGGCTCTGGCTGTCTCCAGGGGGCGCCTGTTCTCCGGAGCCGTCGACAGCACCGTCAAG gTGTGGACCTGCTAA